In the Campylobacter showae genome, one interval contains:
- a CDS encoding protein-L-isoaspartate(D-aspartate) O-methyltransferase, with translation MTALEKSKCTNMADEIGDILTLTPSLYKALCDTPREIFAPVTRHAYSLDAQPIGGNQWISSPLTVAKMTLALEAEDIDNALEIGCGSGYQAAILSHLAHRVFSVERIEKLASEAKKRFEVLKIHNVHVRFDDGNVGWKSYAPYDRILLSAAAQQVPQTLFNQLKNGGILVAPIKKDGKQFIVKFTKDARGEITQKALDECLFVPLLGGIE, from the coding sequence ATGACCGCTCTTGAAAAATCAAAATGCACAAACATGGCCGACGAGATCGGCGATATACTCACTCTGACGCCCTCGCTTTACAAGGCGCTTTGCGACACTCCGCGCGAGATCTTTGCGCCCGTCACGCGCCACGCGTACAGCCTAGACGCTCAGCCTATCGGCGGAAATCAATGGATCAGCTCGCCTCTAACGGTAGCCAAAATGACGCTGGCGCTTGAGGCCGAAGATATCGACAACGCCCTAGAGATCGGCTGCGGCAGCGGTTATCAGGCGGCGATTTTATCGCATTTAGCGCACAGAGTTTTTAGCGTCGAGCGCATCGAAAAGCTCGCAAGCGAAGCCAAAAAACGCTTTGAGGTACTTAAAATCCACAACGTCCACGTGCGCTTTGACGACGGAAACGTCGGCTGGAAAAGCTACGCGCCCTACGACAGGATTTTGCTCTCGGCCGCGGCGCAGCAGGTGCCGCAGACGCTTTTTAACCAGCTAAAAAACGGCGGCATTTTAGTAGCTCCTATCAAAAAAGACGGCAAACAGTTTATCGTCAAATTTACAAAAGACGCTCGCGGCGAGATAACGCAAAAAGCGCTTGACGAGTGCTTATTCGTACCGCTTTTGGGCGGGATAGAGTAG
- a CDS encoding carbon-nitrogen hydrolase family protein: MTTFSPNLCPIILTAPTCRQRQDELLEKIAAAPENSVILASELCVSGYDFDGFFSGANRAMLGGSIGSFDAILFEALQEALSPDKFLGLTHLTSLNRAKGLAQISITQAQKNEIYNEFILLNSQNVFYAQNKSKLFRPNLEHEIFAAGDDGTIKPFDFKGLKIGVLICFELRFSELWAQLKGCDIILVPAMWGKAREDAYLTLCKALAIANSCYVAAASSLDLEFSGIFLPSGEFAKEAQFDSNLILETKRNLGLL, from the coding sequence CGAGCTGCTAGAAAAAATCGCCGCCGCGCCCGAAAATTCGGTCATCCTAGCTAGCGAGCTGTGCGTGAGCGGATATGACTTCGACGGATTTTTTAGCGGAGCAAACCGAGCAATGCTGGGCGGCTCGATCGGTAGCTTTGACGCTATACTTTTTGAAGCGCTACAAGAAGCGCTAAGTCCCGATAAATTCCTCGGACTAACGCACCTAACGAGCCTAAACCGCGCCAAAGGACTCGCGCAAATTTCAATCACGCAGGCGCAAAAAAACGAAATTTACAACGAATTTATCCTGTTAAACAGCCAAAACGTCTTTTATGCGCAAAATAAATCAAAGCTTTTTCGCCCAAATTTAGAGCACGAAATTTTTGCCGCAGGAGACGACGGGACGATAAAGCCGTTTGATTTTAAAGGGCTAAAAATCGGCGTTTTAATTTGTTTTGAGCTTAGATTTTCAGAGCTTTGGGCACAGCTAAAAGGCTGCGATATCATCCTGGTACCCGCGATGTGGGGCAAGGCGCGCGAGGATGCATATCTTACGCTTTGCAAGGCTCTAGCGATTGCCAATAGCTGCTACGTCGCGGCCGCAAGCTCGCTTGATTTGGAGTTTTCAGGCATATTTTTACCGAGCGGCGAATTTGCAAAAGAGGCCCAATTCGACTCAAATTTGATCCTTGAAACCAAACGAAATTTGGGACTTTTATGA